In the Aster yellows witches'-broom phytoplasma AYWB genome, ACTTTAGCTCACCAAAAAAACATTTTAGTTATTTTAGATGCTGCCCAATCATCAAGCCACCTACCCATAGACGTTAAATTTTTAGACGTAGATTTTTTAGCATTTTCATCACACAAATTATACGGTCCTTTTGGAATAGGGATTTTATTTGGTAAAAATCATTTATTAGAACAATTACAACCTACTTTATTTGGAGGCGTTTCAATTAAAGAATTTTCTTTAAAACATTTTTTACTCAACGAAGTTCCTAATAAATTCGAATCAGGAACTCCTAATATTTCAGGAATTCTTGCTTTCAAAAAAGCTTTAGAATTTGTGGAAGAAATTGGTTTTGAAAACATCCAAAAACATGAAAAAAAGATTTATCAAAATATAATGAAAGAATTAAAGCAAATTCCTAATATTACAATTTACAATCCCCAAAATTTTTCTAATATCATTACTTTTAACTTTAATCAAATTCATGCTCACGATGCAGAAGTTTTTTTATCTCAGGAAAATATTTATGTAAGAACTGGTAGATGTTGTGCCTTTTTAGCTACTCAAAAAATAAAACAAACAAGTATAATTAGGGTTTCTATAGGTATCCACAACAACCAAGAAGACGTTGGTATTTTAATTAAAAACTTAAAAAAAACGCAAACTTTCTTCTCCAAATTTAATATAAATAAATCAAGGCATTAAAATGTTAGAAATAAATAAATTATATCGTGATTTAATTATTAAACATTATCAAGAACCTCAAAATTGGGGGCTTTCTCAAGACCCTGATTTTATAAACATAACTAATAAAAATGTTTCTTGTGGTGATTCTATTTCGTTACAAATCAAAATCTTAAATTCAAAATTAATAGATATTAAATACGAAACTCAAGCTTGCGCTATTTGTTGTGCTTCAGCAAGTTTGATGTCTATAAATTTTAAAAATATAGAAATTTCAAAAATATTAGAAAAAATAAACCATTTTTTAGCTATGATTAATAATCAAATGTATGATGAAACTCAACTCGACAAAGAATTACTATTATTTAAACATTTTATTAATTTTCCTGGAAGAGTTACTTGTATAAGTCTTCCTTGGAAATCTTTACAAGAATTAATTAAAACACACAATAAAAAAAGTTATTAAATAAAAAAGACAACCTTTTTAAGGTTGTCTTTTTTATTTAATAAATATATAAATCAAAATCTCGAAATACCTAATTTTTTTCGCACCTGTTCGATTTTTTTCTCTGCAATCAAGGAAGCTTTTTGGGCTCCTTTATTTAAAATATCATCCAATTTTGCACTATTAATTAATTGATAAAATTTTTGTTGCAAAGGCACAACAAAATTAATTATTTCTTCACCAATTTTATCTTTAAAATCTTTATAATTACTTTTTTGAAAAAGTTTTTCACTTTCAAAAATACTAATTTGCTTTAAAGAAGCATAAATGGTTAAAAGATTGGAAATTCCAGATTTATTTTCCGGATCATATTTAATTATTTTTTGGGAATCTGTAACAGTTTGGGCAATTTTAATTTTAATTATTTGAGGATCATCTAAAAGTAAAATATAGCTTTTTGGATTTTCCGTATCACTTTTACTCATTTTTTTCAAAGGATTTTGCAAAGATTTTATTTTTGAACCCAAAGGATTAAAAAAAGGTTTCGGAACAACAAAAGTATTACCATATAAATTGTTAAATCTTGTAGCCAAAGTTTTAGTTAATTCTAAATGTTGTTTTTGATCTTTTCCGATAGGCACTAAATTTGCATCATACATCAAAATATCAGCTGCCATTAATGTGGGGTAAGTAAATAAAGAAGTTCTTATATTTTTTGAATTAATTTTGTTTTTTTCCTTATATTGAATCATTCTTTGTAGTTCAGAAAAATAAGAAGTGCATTCCAAGAGATAACACAAATAAGTATGTTGTGATACTTCAGATTGAACAAACAAATTTATTTTTTCAGGATCAAGTCCTGCTGCCAAATAAAGAGCTGCTATTTTTTTGATTTGTTTTTTAAGTTTTTGAGGTTCTTGATAAAAAGTAAGGGCATGCAAGTCAGCTATAAAAAGATAAAAATCAAAATTTTTTAAGTTTTTTTGTAAATATAATAAAGGTTTCAAAACTCCAATATAATTTCCTAAAGTAAGATCCCCTGTTGGTTTGATGCCTGACACTAATCTTTTATTTGGTATCAATTTTAGCACCTCCTTTTTGATTTTTTTGAAAAATGATTTATTATAGCAAAATCATCTTTAATATTTTTGTGGATTGAATCAAATTTATTTATTATTCGTTTTTTTATTTTCATTCATCTTCTAAAGATTCTAAAAGATTTTCTTGTTTTGCTTTGGCTAAAATAGTTTTGTTAATTTTAGAACGAGTTGCAAAATCCGCTTTAGTAAATGGTTTTTCTTGACGCGCCTCTACAATTTTATTAGCAGCAATCAAACCTAGACCATCAAGCGAAAGCAATGGCATCCTTAAAAATCCACCATCTTCTATTTTTAAAACACTAACATCTGATTTATTAAAATCAACAGTTAAAAATTTAAAACCACGATGTACCATTTCTTCGGCTATTTTTAAAGTATTGATTAAAGCTTCTTCTTTGGCTTTGATCTTTTTGCTTTTTTTTAATTCTGCAAGCTTATTTAACTTTTCTTTAATAATTTTTATATCGTTGCTAATCATTGTTTGGTGGTCGAATTGTTCTGTTCTTTTAGAAAAATAACCACTATAAAAAGCTAATGGTGCATGCATTTTAAACCATGCAATCCTCAAAGCCATAATAACATAAGCAGTGGCGTGCGCTTTAGGGAATAAATATTTAATTTTAGCTGCAGAATCAATGTACCAAGCTTCTACTTTGTCTTTCATTTCTTGTTTGTATTTTTTCCATGTTTGAAAATCATCTTGGGGTTTGCCTTTGCGTATAAATTCCATAATATCAAAAGCTTTTAAAGGATCAATCCCTTTTTCTTGTAGTTGTAACATAATATCATCACGGCAACCAATTATATCATCAAAAGAAATAGTTTTGTTTTTGTATTTTTCAAATTCGCCTGTTTTGTTGATAGCATCTCTGGCGTTTTGGTTCCAAACATCAGTTCCATGTGAAAGTCCTGAAATTTTTACTAAAGCAGCAAAATTAATTTTAATTGCTTTTTTTTGTGAATTTTGTTTAGTTGTTGTTAAATCTTTTAACATTTGTTTGACAAAAATAGTTCCAAATTCAGGAATACCCAAAGAATCAATAGTTATTTTGTTTCCTGAATTTACAGAAGAATTAATTTTGAACTCGTTGGAAAACAATTTATAAACTTCAGGATCATCTACAGGAATATCTTGGGCTCTTGTAAAAGGGAAATTCCCTGAATTTTCTTTAACATAATCCATCAAAAATTTAATCATCATAGGATCATCGTGTCCTAAAATATCTAATTTAAAAAGATTTTGCTCAAAAGAGTGATAATCAAAATGAGTAGTTTTCCAATTGGTGTCATTAGCTGGATATTGGACAGGAGTTACTTCATAAATGCTTCGATCAGGCGGTACAACAACAATTCCTCCTGGATGCTGGCCATTAGAACGTTTAACCCCTTGGATTTTGTTGGCAATTTGGGCTACTTTTTGTTTACGCCATTGTTTTTGTTTTTCTTCTACGAAACCCATTGTATAACCATAAGCGTTTCTTTGTGCAACAGTCTGGATGGTTCCTGCTCTAAAAGCGTGCTTTTCTCCTAATAATTCTTTAATGTAATTGTGGGCTTGGCTTTGGTAATCGCCTGCAAAATTTAGATCAATATCAGGAGTTTTATTGCCTTCAAAGCCTAGAAAAGTTTCAAAAGGAATATCATGGCCGTTTTTTTTGAATTGGGCGTTGCATTTGGGGCAAGGCATGTTTGGCAAATCATATCCCGAAAAAACATTATCAAGCTCTTTGTGGTATTTTTCCTCTTCTGGTTTGTAATATTGTTCTTTTTCTTGGGGTTTTTTTAATTGGACAATAGTGTAGTTGCATTGAGGGCAATAATAATGCGGTTTTAACGGATTTACTTCGGTAATTTCTAACATAGTCGCCACTAAAGAAGAACCAATTGAACCACGTGATCCTACTAAATAACCTTTTGCCAAAGAATTTTTAACTAATAAATGTGATAAATAATAAACAGGAGCAATATTTTGATTAGTTTTTTCGTTTTTTGTCTCTCCGATAATGCTTTTTAACTCTTGATCCAATCTTTTTTTAATTAAAGGGTGGGGGGGTGAACCGTACATTTGTTTAACTTTTGCATCAACTAAACGTTTAATTTCTTCTTTAATGCTTGGTATTTGTAAGTTTTTTTTGAAAGCATCATCTTTGAAAGAAAATAGTTCCGAAGAAAAAGATTTTATTTTTTCAATTTTGGAATTAAGCAAATGAGTATTTGAAATTACAATTTTATAAATCAAGTTTTCATCGTGTAAAAAAGCAAATGCATCTATCATTTCTTGGGTAGTTAAAAGGTGGTTTTCTGGTAAGTTTTTATTTTCGTATCTAGATAATTTGTGTAAGCCGCCTCCTACCATTTTGGCACTAATATAAATTTCACGATAATCTTTTTCCCAAGGATGAATATAATGAACGTCTCCGGTGGCAATTACTATTTTTGCTTGTTTTTGGGCTTCTGTTATGATTGTTTTGAGAGTAGTTTCAATTATTTGAATCCCGTTTTTACCTAAATCATGAATTAAATGTTTATAAGCTTGTGGAGGTTGTACTTCGATGTAATCATAAAAAGAAATAGCTCTTTGTAATTTGAAAATATTTTGATTGAGAGCTATTTCAAAAATATTGCTATTCATGCAACCACTACCTACTAAAAGACCTTGTCTTAAATTTGCTAAATTAGATTTTAAAACACGAGGTCTTTTGTTAAAATCTTTAGTTAAAGCGTTGCTTAAAAGTTCAAAAAGATTGCGATAACCCGTTTGGTTAGCCACTAAAATATTGATGTGATAAGGTCTTTCGTATTTGTGATCAATTTTTTCTTGTAATTCAAAAAAATTAATTACTTGTTCGTTTTTGGGATCTTTGGTTGGATCTGCTAATTGATCAATCATTTTGATAAAAATTTCTGATGTGGCAGTGGCATCCGCAAGTGCACGGTGATGGTCTTCTAATTTGACTTTGAAAACAGTTGCTAATCTTTTTAAAGAAAAATATTTTAATAAATTGCTGAAATAACGTTGAGACAATGCCATGGTATCAATAATAGGTTTTGGTTCTAAAGATATTTTTAGTTCTTTTGCTTTTTCTTTTAAAAAATCAACATCAAAAGAAGCGTTGTGAGCCACCAAAACACAGTCTTTGGCAAAAGCTAAAAATTGTGGCAAAACTTGGTCAATTGTTTGTTGTCCTTGAAGCATTTCATCCGTAATATTGGTAATATTTGTGATAGTTTTGGTTAGTTTTTGTTGCGGGTCAATAAATTTTTGGAACTCGCCTATTTTATTTCCGTTTTTGATTTTTATTCCAGCGATTTCAATAATTTTGTCACGAACATTAGATAATCCAGTAGTTTCCAAGTCAAAAACCACATAAGTAGCTTCTTTTAAAACAAAATCTTTTTCTAAATTATCTTCTTTTTGATTGGTGATATAAATAGGTTTTTCTTCAATAAAATCAACTTCCACTCCATAAATAGGTTTGATTTTTTTATTTTTGGAATGTTGGTTAATTTCAGGATAAGCATAAATGCCGTCATGATCTGTAAAAGCGATCGCTTCGTGTCCCCATGATTCTGCTATTTGTAAATATTCTTTGGCGCTGTTAATGGCGTCTAAATTAGACATTTTAGTATGAGTGTGAAATTCAATTCTTTTTTTGCCTCGAAAACCCAAGTCTTTGCGGATTAATGAAGGCGAAATTGAATCTGATTCTAAGGTTTCGTATTTTTCCATAATTAAATGAACATCGTCCCAAGCACTATAATTAATTCGAGCTGTGATTCTAAATAATTGTCCAGTTTGGTAATTGGATTTTAAAAATTGTTCTTTTTCATCTTTGGAAACTTTTTTTTGAATTAAAATAGCATCTTTATTTTCGATAGAAAAATCATTGCTGTTTTCTTCTATAACAAATTTTAAATAAGAATACTGAAAATTAATTTCTTTAATAGGGTGAGCTAAAAAACCTTCAACAATTACATAAGTATTGGGGTTTTGGCATTTTAATTCTTCAAGCTCTTGTTTATTTTTAGGAAGGTCTTTTATTTTTGTTTTTTTAGTTGTCATTTTAGAATTGCTATTATAAGCTCCTTTATTATAATTATATTTTTTTTGTTGGGGTGTTGTTTTTACTTGTTTTGTTTGTTCTGTTTGATAAGTTTGGTTTTCTTTGTTATTTAGATTTTTTTCTTGATTTTGTTCGTTGGAGTTGGTTTGATTATTTGGATTTTGTTGCGACTCTTCGATTTCAATATTTGTGGATTTTTTTCTATTTATATCAATTTTTCTATCTGTTGATAAGATAAATTCATTTTTAAAACCATAAAATTTAGAAAAAAAATCTTTAAGAATTCCTATTTTTTTGTTTAAACATTTAAATGCATTAGGATTTACAAAAATGATAAATTTGCCATTTTGAAAATTTACTTGGTGATTTTGAATTGCAAAATAATCTAAATCATGATATTTTTTTTTAAAACTGGCTTGGGTTATAATATATTTAAAATAACTTTCTGCCAAAGATTCTAGATAATCCCAATTTTCAAAATCGATGTGGTATTCAATTTGGGGTAAATTAGGTTTGTTTTCATCTTGTTTTTTCCATAAAATAGTTAATTCTTGGAGTAATTGTTCTAAAAAAAATTCTAAATCACAAATAAAAGGCAAATGTTTAAATGTGATTTGTAAAACCCATTTTGGTTTTTTTTGGCAAACTGATATTTTTTTTACTTGAGGATTTTGAAAATATTTTTTGC is a window encoding:
- a CDS encoding PolC-type DNA polymerase III — protein: MYNHSFKHFIKKKGFCKKYFQNPQVKKISVCQKKPKWVLQITFKHLPFICDLEFFLEQLLQELTILWKKQDENKPNLPQIEYHIDFENWDYLESLAESYFKYIITQASFKKKYHDLDYFAIQNHQVNFQNGKFIIFVNPNAFKCLNKKIGILKDFFSKFYGFKNEFILSTDRKIDINRKKSTNIEIEESQQNPNNQTNSNEQNQEKNLNNKENQTYQTEQTKQVKTTPQQKKYNYNKGAYNSNSKMTTKKTKIKDLPKNKQELEELKCQNPNTYVIVEGFLAHPIKEINFQYSYLKFVIEENSNDFSIENKDAILIQKKVSKDEKEQFLKSNYQTGQLFRITARINYSAWDDVHLIMEKYETLESDSISPSLIRKDLGFRGKKRIEFHTHTKMSNLDAINSAKEYLQIAESWGHEAIAFTDHDGIYAYPEINQHSKNKKIKPIYGVEVDFIEEKPIYITNQKEDNLEKDFVLKEATYVVFDLETTGLSNVRDKIIEIAGIKIKNGNKIGEFQKFIDPQQKLTKTITNITNITDEMLQGQQTIDQVLPQFLAFAKDCVLVAHNASFDVDFLKEKAKELKISLEPKPIIDTMALSQRYFSNLLKYFSLKRLATVFKVKLEDHHRALADATATSEIFIKMIDQLADPTKDPKNEQVINFFELQEKIDHKYERPYHINILVANQTGYRNLFELLSNALTKDFNKRPRVLKSNLANLRQGLLVGSGCMNSNIFEIALNQNIFKLQRAISFYDYIEVQPPQAYKHLIHDLGKNGIQIIETTLKTIITEAQKQAKIVIATGDVHYIHPWEKDYREIYISAKMVGGGLHKLSRYENKNLPENHLLTTQEMIDAFAFLHDENLIYKIVISNTHLLNSKIEKIKSFSSELFSFKDDAFKKNLQIPSIKEEIKRLVDAKVKQMYGSPPHPLIKKRLDQELKSIIGETKNEKTNQNIAPVYYLSHLLVKNSLAKGYLVGSRGSIGSSLVATMLEITEVNPLKPHYYCPQCNYTIVQLKKPQEKEQYYKPEEEKYHKELDNVFSGYDLPNMPCPKCNAQFKKNGHDIPFETFLGFEGNKTPDIDLNFAGDYQSQAHNYIKELLGEKHAFRAGTIQTVAQRNAYGYTMGFVEEKQKQWRKQKVAQIANKIQGVKRSNGQHPGGIVVVPPDRSIYEVTPVQYPANDTNWKTTHFDYHSFEQNLFKLDILGHDDPMMIKFLMDYVKENSGNFPFTRAQDIPVDDPEVYKLFSNEFKINSSVNSGNKITIDSLGIPEFGTIFVKQMLKDLTTTKQNSQKKAIKINFAALVKISGLSHGTDVWNQNARDAINKTGEFEKYKNKTISFDDIIGCRDDIMLQLQEKGIDPLKAFDIMEFIRKGKPQDDFQTWKKYKQEMKDKVEAWYIDSAAKIKYLFPKAHATAYVIMALRIAWFKMHAPLAFYSGYFSKRTEQFDHQTMISNDIKIIKEKLNKLAELKKSKKIKAKEEALINTLKIAEEMVHRGFKFLTVDFNKSDVSVLKIEDGGFLRMPLLSLDGLGLIAANKIVEARQEKPFTKADFATRSKINKTILAKAKQENLLESLEDE
- the sufU gene encoding Fe-S cluster assembly sulfur transfer protein SufU, with product MLEINKLYRDLIIKHYQEPQNWGLSQDPDFINITNKNVSCGDSISLQIKILNSKLIDIKYETQACAICCASASLMSINFKNIEISKILEKINHFLAMINNQMYDETQLDKELLLFKHFINFPGRVTCISLPWKSLQELIKTHNKKSY
- a CDS encoding aminotransferase class V-fold PLP-dependent enzyme gives rise to the protein MQNNPFRCLFPIFKTNPKLVYFDNAATSLKPQKVIDELTRFYNTNGLNTKSFGVLTNQNTLLINETRIKTANFINAKPEEIIFTKGTTDSLNILSQNLGETLQEGDEIITSELEHNSSVLPWIKQAKLKKAKLIFVPLNEQNQITVENFAKVLTSKTKIVVLTHVSNLLGYETPIKEITTLAHQKNILVILDAAQSSSHLPIDVKFLDVDFLAFSSHKLYGPFGIGILFGKNHLLEQLQPTLFGGVSIKEFSLKHFLLNEVPNKFESGTPNISGILAFKKALEFVEEIGFENIQKHEKKIYQNIMKELKQIPNITIYNPQNFSNIITFNFNQIHAHDAEVFLSQENIYVRTGRCCAFLATQKIKQTSIIRVSIGIHNNQEDVGILIKNLKKTQTFFSKFNINKSRH
- the trpS gene encoding tryptophan--tRNA ligase; translated protein: MPNKRLVSGIKPTGDLTLGNYIGVLKPLLYLQKNLKNFDFYLFIADLHALTFYQEPQKLKKQIKKIAALYLAAGLDPEKINLFVQSEVSQHTYLCYLLECTSYFSELQRMIQYKEKNKINSKNIRTSLFTYPTLMAADILMYDANLVPIGKDQKQHLELTKTLATRFNNLYGNTFVVPKPFFNPLGSKIKSLQNPLKKMSKSDTENPKSYILLLDDPQIIKIKIAQTVTDSQKIIKYDPENKSGISNLLTIYASLKQISIFESEKLFQKSNYKDFKDKIGEEIINFVVPLQQKFYQLINSAKLDDILNKGAQKASLIAEKKIEQVRKKLGISRF